The following coding sequences are from one Cygnus olor isolate bCygOlo1 chromosome 2, bCygOlo1.pri.v2, whole genome shotgun sequence window:
- the ZFAND1 gene encoding AN1-type zinc finger protein 1, with the protein MAELEVGRHCQAEGCRQLDFLPFVCDGCSGVFCLEHRSRDAHGCSEVNIRNNSVKPDQHRSYPCSYKDCNAKELLPVLCPYCEKHFCLRHRHQSDHECEKLDTPKPRMAATQQLVTHIIDSKKNEEAKSKKRKGAKNSETAAKVALMKLKMHASGDKSLPQTERIYFQVFLPKGNREKSKPMFFCSKWSIGKVVDFAASLASLKNDNNRSTAQKLRLCHTTSGEALPFEDTLEKWLSDKECPLFNGGNIILEYLDNDVLFIEDTESYLS; encoded by the exons ATGGCGGAGCTGGAGGTGGGGAGGCACTGCCAGGCGGAGGGCTGCCGGCAGCTCG attttctccCCTTTGTATGTGATGGCTGTTCAGGTGTCTTTTG CCTTGAGCACAGGAGCCGGGATGCTCATGGGTGTTCTGAG GTGAATATAAGAAACAATTCTGTGAAACCAGATCAGCACAGATCTTACCCATGCTCATATAAGGACTGCAATGCAAAGGAGCTTTTACCAGTTCTCTGTCCctactgtgaaaaacatttttgcctgAG ACACCGGCATCAATCAGACCATGAGTGTGAGAAACTGGACACACCAAAACCCCGAATGGCTGCCACCCAACAGCTAGTTACACATATTATAG attctaaaaaaaatgaagaagcaaaaagcaaaaaacgTAAAGGAgcaaaaaacagtgaaacagcagcaaaagtggcattaatgaaactgaaaatgcacGCGTCTGGGGACAAATCCTTGCCTCAG ACGGAAAGAATTtactttcaagtatttttaccaaagggaaacagagagaaaagcaagccCATGTTCTTTTGCAGTAAGTGGAGTATTGGCAAAGTAGTAGACTTCGCAGCTTCCTTAGCAAGCcttaaaaatgacaacaacagATCAACAGCCCAG AAATTGAGGTTATGCCATACTACCTCTGGAGAAGCCTTGCCATTTGAGGACACATTGGAAAAATGGCTATCTGATAAAGAATGTCCATTATTCAATGGTGGAAATATAATTTTGGAGTATCTTGATAATGATGTTCTATTTATAGAAGATACAGAGTCATACTTAAGTTAA
- the CHMP4C gene encoding charged multivesicular body protein 4c, with product MSKISKFFKGGGSAAHKGRGGPTPQEALARLRETEEMLSKKQQYLETRIERELEAARQHGTKNKRAALQALKRKKRYEKQLNQIDGTLSTIEFQREALENSHTNTEVLRNMGYAAQAMKKVHENMDLNKIDDLMQDITDQQNVAQEISEAISNRAGFGDEFDEDELMAELEELEQEEMNKRMADVRLPSVPSTSLPSRPASTRKRAEDEDDMKHLAAWAS from the exons ATGAGCAAGATCTCCAAGTTCTTCAAGGGGGGCGGCTCTGCGGCCCACAAGGGCCGCGGGGGGCCCACGCCGCAGGAGGCCCTGGCCCGGCTGCGGGAGACGGAGGAGATGCTGAGCAAGAAGCAGCAGTACCTGGAGACGCGCATCGAGAGGGAGCTGGAGGCGGCCCGGCAGCACGGCACCAAGAACAAGCGAG CTGCCTTACAagcactgaagaggaaaaagagataTGAGAAACAATTGAATCAAATTGATGGGACGCTCTCAACCATCGAGTTCCAGAGAGAGGCGCTGGAAAattcacacacaaacacagaagtgCTCAGGAATATGGGTTATGCTGCACAAGCTATGAAGAAAGTACATGAAAATAT GGACTTGAACAAAATTGATGATTTGATGCAAGATATCACTGACCAGCAAAATGTTGCTCAGGAAATTTCAGAAGCTATCTCAAACCGAGCTGGATTTGGTGATGAGTTTGATGAG GATGAGTTGATGGCAGAATTAGAAGAACTggagcaagaagaaatgaacaAGAGAATGGCAGATGTCAGACTGCCAAGTGTTCCATCCACCTCGCTACCTTCTCGCCCTG CATCAACCAGGAAGAGAGCGGAGGATGAAGATGATATGAAACATCTAGCTGCCTGGGCTTCATAA